A portion of the Kribbella jejuensis genome contains these proteins:
- a CDS encoding class I SAM-dependent methyltransferase translates to MTETLPLTGERTAPGIWHENYWFARHDAAYRWITANLPVGRAGRVLDAGCGEGYGAELLRLAGAGSVTGLDYEDTTLRHVRRVYPQVNVARGNLVQTPFTDRAFTTITSLQTIEHLWEQPRFVAECARILAPQGTLVLSTPNRLTFPSGNWYHTRELTAAEFAELLEPHFEITHALGLHHGARLTAWEAQHGSCVDAQLAAPHEQWDDNLNRLVRSTTYEDFEIRPGDLDESLDLILVARAG, encoded by the coding sequence GTGACAGAGACGCTACCGCTCACCGGGGAGAGAACAGCGCCGGGGATCTGGCACGAGAACTATTGGTTCGCGCGTCATGACGCTGCCTATCGCTGGATCACGGCGAATCTGCCGGTCGGGCGAGCCGGCCGGGTCCTCGACGCCGGCTGCGGCGAGGGCTACGGCGCGGAGCTGCTTCGGCTGGCCGGGGCAGGCTCCGTGACCGGTCTCGACTATGAAGATACGACGTTGCGGCACGTCCGCCGGGTTTATCCACAGGTCAATGTCGCGCGCGGCAATCTCGTGCAGACGCCCTTCACCGACAGGGCTTTCACGACGATCACCTCACTGCAGACGATCGAGCACCTGTGGGAGCAACCGCGTTTCGTCGCCGAATGCGCCCGGATCCTCGCACCACAAGGCACCTTGGTCCTCAGTACGCCGAACCGCCTGACCTTCCCGAGCGGAAACTGGTACCACACCCGCGAACTGACCGCCGCCGAGTTCGCCGAGCTGCTCGAACCGCACTTCGAGATCACGCACGCGCTCGGGCTGCACCACGGCGCACGGCTCACGGCCTGGGAGGCGCAGCACGGCTCCTGTGTGGACGCACAGCTCGCCGCGCCGCACGAGCAGTGGGACGACAACTTGAACCGGCTGGTGCGCAGTACGACGTACGAGGACTTCGAGATTCGTCCAGGCGACCTGGACGAATCTCTCGACCTCATCCTGGTCGCTAGGGCCGGATGA